atttgcaaaggaaagCCATCTTTCCCGTCTTCAACCTAtaatacacacggacccgagtttctgggcattgacccgtcatcagtgtgtgacaatcacagttgtcaatGAAAAgtaggcctccctttgcaaatatatatcctttttccagtgacaaaaagtttgtgtgagtatatttctcATGGATATGAGGAGATGGTGTTTCTGTCGATTGTGTTCAAttaatatattctaatatttCTCCCTCACTATTACTTGCTGTACACTTGTTGTGTTTCCACAGAGCATCAAAAAGTAGTCACCAAAGTTGGTTGAATGTCCTCCAGTCAGCTCTGCCAGATCATCAGCATCCAAACAACTTGCTTTCAAATCTTTCAGTTTTGTCCCTCAAAATGATTAGTTTCACCAGTCTTCAAGTCTTATTGTAAATACAGTAAAAGTCCATGTATATTATACTATAATGTATAACaactattttttaaacctaaaaagcgtttcaaaaatattataacaatGTGTGTTGTATTGATGTGCATCTGATACAGAAGAATTTACTGTTATCCAATACTATTTTATGTGAAATATATGTAATGagaaaaataatctaaaaataaaGTTTCATTAAATGGTTTTTTTTCATAATAAAACTATGTAAGAAAACCCATTTGAGccatagactatatattatatgcaacCCTTAATTTTAAAATGGATTTTGAAGGAAAAAGGCCTCATTGTGTTTTATGAATTTGAAACTCAAACAGTGCAGTGAGCCAACAATACAGAGTAGCTTCCCTTGTCTCTAGACCCCCACCCCCTCTACCATCACTCATATTAGAGGAAGAAACAGAATCCAAGTATTATTAGCTCCAGGTTAAttacaccaaggtcgactttgcctttcatcctttcgggatcaatgaaataagtaccagttacacgttggggatcaatataatcgactagcctccttcccaccaaaattttcaaagccttgtgcctagagtagaaacaattattagcTCCAGGTTAAACTTTGGGTGATCAGACCTTACAATTGAAGGCCTTCCTCTCATGACCAGCTGTCTTTTAGAGGGTTTATGTAGAGCTGAATTATTTAACATATCCCGTCTTCATTTAAGACAATAGGGTGGGATTTTAGAGAGACTTGGTTATTTTTTGAGAAGGAAAAACAATTATTAGTGGTTGTTGTAGTCTAAGCCAGGCCATTCCAGGTcaagtaaacctatgatcaaagacattccagccatgaacatctagtttgtgtgtgtgtgttttgtttttagctATGTGTAAAGGATCCAAGATATTCTCCATATTGGTAAGGcgagatttgaaggaaattttgctGCAATTTCTAATAGGTTGAACAACCATGTAAGGGTGCCAAGTGACATAGTTGGAGTTGCCTGaagatattgttgttgatgtgtagCCTGAGTTGAGCAGACCTATAACcaaaagtgttccagccatgaccatcaagGAATACTTCATTAGTTAATGTGTCTTTCCATTTTTAACCTTCTCAGACTAGGATCCGTGTGTCTAGTTTTACCCTCCACCTGGGACCCTGAGCAAAAAAGATAAATAGGTGCACACACAGAACAAGAAAAAAGATTGCAAgcaaactaatggacagaatcGGTTGTATGATTCTATGTCTGTTGTTCACAACTGTTTCATCGTGAATTTAGCAGAGATGATGCTTAAGCTATTCCTGTTATGGAATGACAGGGTTAAAGATGTTAGGCTGTGGATGATATAAGAGAGATTTTGGTTGCTACTTCTACCACATTGAAACAACATATAGGACACATCCCACTCACTGGCCCAGTTGGAGTAACGTGTAACGTAGAAGAAAAGGAGTgggtgagagaaagaaattaacaaTAATGTTACacgttttaaataatattaattttaatcaagaaaattcaagaaaatgAGAGAATGGTCCATTTGTTACAGTGCTTAAAACTTGCCGATTACCATAAGTACCATTCTGAACTGTGCATTCTTGGTTCTGCTTCTGTACTGTGTTCCGGCATATATTGACAAAACGAGTGTAAAGCAACTGTCCTTCATCTTTGGCAATATTCTTGTGGTATTGCATacatttgcctttcatgcttcctCCCAGAGTTGCTTGTGGAATGATCAACACATCTCCTGGAAGGTCCATAATTGACACAAGCTTCCCAGCCTCATTTTCACTCAGTCTCACATTTAGAATTGATTTCACCATGCGGTCAACCAATTCTTCATTGGATCCTTTCATGAAGCACACATAGGCTATAAGACCACGACCTGAATAGAGAAAGACAAATGTATTAACACACATAATTTGAATagctatacacacatttatatatatgtatgtatatatacatacatttctataatGATTTTGCTTACATATAGCAATACTAATAACTACTTGTTAGAACCCAATATACAGATGGTTTACAGTAAAGTATTAGGTGAGTACAAAGCATTATGTCAAATATCAAATGACaaaggaatatatgtgtgtgtatatatatataggatggttgtatactgtcaatctaacacaaACGTGACAGTAgaggggtacaccaccgctgtttagtcctaggaagcatcaatacctcctgatggctttgacacatttttcctgtgtccttataatgtgtcaaagccatcaggaggcgtcgatgcttcctagggctaaacagcggtggtgtaccccactactgtcacgttcgtgttagattgacagtatacaaccattctatcgccccaccactgtacatgtctctatgagagatttagaaatctagtatttctgataaatatatatatatatatatatatatatatgaataaaaaatggagttaacgcaggtttaaacaagtatttttactttctacatatgtttcaaaaattccactgatactattcaaaagaataaaaggtataaacaatgcaatcttctcttcgggaaagtgaaaaaagtgaaactcgtcaatacgacattttagcaaaaaatgatggattcgtatagcgatagacagaacgctattaatattgtttaaaaaaacgttatatgatataacgtcataagcagctaacagaaagagtaaggatattaatagtgaatgttaaatataaaggaaattaaagtttaaactatatataatgatagaaattacttatatgcactaaaagtatgtttctgccaatgcttacatctgtatgctcgttctataaccgtgtttactagagtatttttagaaaaaataatgaaaaatagctcagaattgcagagaagacagaatttcttgcctttgtcatatggtatcgaaattgagaggatcaaccattctaaatgaaattgttcattgtggtcttttaaatcccaaatcagtttgctgagaccggtactattccgtttatttctatccctaaatgttgagtaatggatagaaattcttttagataactctaacgatgtgcttccaatgtaaaatcgtactttattacgagtactgattatacactggtatatagaatttttaatcttagagttacttgacataaatttaattctattggaattgacttcagatacaataaccttgttattaatatttctagagggttggatggtattagctaaattaatgttagtattagtaaatgtattaatatttaacagtttgttattatgagaagatataatttgcaagagattttttgtgtttgaaaaacctatcctaaccttatgtgaattaattatagagtaatatctagaattgtttggaaaattcctagcaatagcttgacgaaacagcagtgggagattagatttaatttgtctcccgtaaggaattattaaccaaatatttttactagtattcatagcgtaattacttttgaaggtgttatatttacttttagatcggtaataggggaataaataagggttatctgccttcattcgctttgtatcggtgcgtaagttatgtttgttatcaataattcttttacgactagaaatcttatctacattattgaatttacaattagactgagcagaatcaatgtagaaaattttttctgtataacctgctttgattaaggcagagttatagaattcagcgttattattgaaaatatcaacattagcagataatttagataatctaaatgaaatattcttaactaaattcttagtaattgctccaggatgattactaaatttgctaatgtacttaagattggtcaacggtttatgatatgggaagtaagagtcactgtgtaaattaagcgtaatatctaaaaagttggccttcgtcagatcgtcatcaaaaacgatttttaagcccattctactgaaaaaattaactaaactattcttaactttttgtaccttttggttggaaacattttggaggtaaagtaaacaatcatcacgatatagacctccataaatgttagggaactcttcagccatttcaaaaagaatatatatacagaccaaatcagctatctgtgctgaatcagaactttccattggtatatcgaaactatctggtgtgtctttacggacccacaacttatcatcaaatttaataatagatcttctggctgccaacacaacattaatttcttctcgggtgagaccagctttgttatgagcaagccaaagtgccttattaagtactattggattaatagacgaataaaaatggaaatatcaaactggataaacttTGTACTCACCTTACTGTTAATAGACCTAAACCAGTCAACTACTTCAAATGAATTAGTCCataaactaagttttaatgttttgattaaattaggaatatatttatctagtatATTTTTACTAAGGATACCGATGTCAGAGCTAGAAGGGCAGATAAGCCTTAATGATGGGTTAGTAAAAAAATTTGGTTTGTGATCCTTCAAAATGAACCGAGGTTGCTTAGGAACAAGTGGTTCTGTCTTCATTTGTAGGTTATATTTCTCCATGATTTTCATAGCCTCAATGTTGGCTTTCTTAAGTATTCTTTTATCAgcaattttatactttttctgaatttcttttttaagtaaTTCCAAATAATAGTCTTTATAAAGTTTGTACAGATTTCCAGTCTTATCAGATTGAACCAACATAGTATCCATAGAATTGATTTCTTTGGTGATGTTGCGAAGATACCTCAGATGTTTATTTCTTAGTGGTGATCgttgaaattttacatttctcACAATGGACCAGAGATCATCTTCAAATTTCTTCAACCTTGGGTTAGGCGGCGgactatttttagatttaaataacttGTTGAACTCAGATGTTTTATCATTAGTGTGTTGTTGAGTGTcatttttgtcaaagaaaaagGTAAGCCATCTTATTCGGTTGATGAATGAATTAATCTTATTGACAAGTTGTTTAAGGAAAACATTCTTAGATGGAATAGGAATGTCCTTAAGAGATGCGTTAATATTCAATAACTCCATATGCTGTAACTATTCAGTTAGCAGGTTATTAATAAACCTGATTAAAgtattataaatagatgagtgtatttaacCTTGTtaacaaataacacggaaaaataaataaatagttaccagggcagcaaaaatctcacaagtaaagatgttgtaactccttgtttataaaggttgaaacttcgtgtttacgttgaatattttgaataatatgaataaaaaatggagtttaaacaagtatttttaagcaggtttaaacaagtatttttactttctacatatgtttcaaaaattccactgatactattcaaaagaataaaaggtataaacaatgcaatcttctcttcgggaaagtgaaaaaaaaaaacgtcataagtagctaacagaaagagtagggatattaatagtgaatgttaaatataaaggaaattaaagtttaaactatatataacgatacagactacttatatgcactaaaagtaaatataacaccttcaaaagtaattacgctatgaatactagtaaaaatatttggttaataattccttacgggagacaaattaaatctaatctcccactgctgtttcgtcaagctattgctaggaattttccaaataattctagatattactctataatcaattcacataaggttaggataggtttttcaaacacaaaaaatctcttgcaaattatctcttctcataataacaaactgttaaatattaatacatttactaatactaacattaatttagctaataccatccaaccctctagaaatattaataacaaggttattgtatctgaagtatattccaatagaattaagtttatgtcaagtaactct
This Octopus sinensis linkage group LG23, ASM634580v1, whole genome shotgun sequence DNA region includes the following protein-coding sequences:
- the LOC115223550 gene encoding D-aminoacyl-tRNA deacylase 2; the encoded protein is MSSETKSKSESAANCVKARALLQQCLSARLLVQPKTDDKDAEFVEIGRGLIAYVCFMKGSNEELVDRMVKSILNVRLSENEAGKLVSIMDLPGDVLIIPQATLGGSMKGKCMQYHKNIAKDEGQLLYTRFVNICRNTVQKQNQECTVQNGTYGNRQVLSTVTNGPFSHFLEFS